tgcagcagcagcgcccCGAAGCCGGCAGCCCCCATTGCACTAAGGCGGCCGCTCGGCCGCCATCTTGCACCGCCGGAGCGGCGCCATGGCAACGGGGGGGGCGGGAAGCGGCGCCATGGCAACGGGGAGGGCGGGAAGCCTCCTCACGGGAAAAAGGGCGGGAGGCCGCCTCACGGGAAAAAGGGCGGGAAGCCGCCTCACGGGAAAAAGGGCGGGAGGCCGCCTCACGGGAAGAAGGGCGGGAAGCCGCCTCACGGGAAAAAGGGCGGGAAGCCGCCTCACGGGAAGAAGGGCGGGAAGCCGCCTCACGAGGAAGGCGGTCAGGGAGCGGTGGTGGTAGCGGGACAGCTCCAGACCCTGGGCCGGTCACAAACGAACAAAGCTAACAACGCTAATGAACAAGTTCTAAGTGTGtgagcaaaaaaaataaagtttaggGCTGTCAGACCCGGAGGAGGGCGTCAGCATGGTTTGGGAAGAGGGAGGTAGTATTGATTGTGAACACGaaagaatgcagaatttgtGGACCACTAGATCTGGCTGGACTTCCAAGTTAAGGAAGAAACTAATAAAACCCGTAATTGTGCTGAAATCAGATCCAAGCAGGTAAAAGGTAATTCTGGTAGGAGAATAGTGACCCAAGAAATACCCAAACccaaaagaagagagaaactgAGCATGTGGACTCAAATTAATTAGAATGAGAAGCAAGAGAATCAACGAATAGGCATTAGAGTACTAATTAATAAGATAAGTATGTAACTTGTAGCAAATAAACACTAATCCCTTTGTCTGCTAGAACGTATAAATAGTTAATTTACATAACTGATGTACATTTTATGGAGCAGTTCCCATCTATCTCaatgaataaaataatgttCATTTTCTAAGCTTACAAACTGGTTAGAGAGTTTTATTTCCCGGTTTTTGGTGCCAATCCCAGACATGTCTGTCCCTCAGCTTCTCTCCTGATTCCTCCTGGACCTGTCCTCCCTCACCCGTTGTCAGTCACATCACACCAAGAGACTCAAACAACAAAACTCCAAAAAATCATGTAGTTCCCCCTTAACTGTCAGAGCAATATCTGACCACAGTTGAAAAAGAGACAATCTTTATTACAAAAGTTTTATACAATGTAAATTATAAATACAGCCTTCACACAAAATGgcttttttcaccaaaaaaaaaagcttgccTTGTTAGGTTGGCAAGCCCAGAAAaaactggcactgcagctgTTAGTGACAAAACCTGATGTGAATTTTGTCAAGACCTGACAAATTCCTATATACAcattgggaaggaaaaaataactcGTTTtctatgtggaaaaaaaaagtcctctcTATTCCTTTCAGGAGAAAGGTTAAACTGCCAAATGATACAGTTCTCTTTAGAAGGTGATACTGTTTGTTTCCTTAAATGAAGAAGTACACAGCAGTCCTCCCTGCCATAAAAGACACCAATCCAAAAGTCTTTGTTCTTGTCACATGTCAGATGGAAACCCTCATactaaaaataagaattatgCCTGTTATCATATTACAACTACATTTCTTGTTGTccagtttcaaaataaaaccttgAAGACTAACCAGCTAGTCTGCATTTACTGATGTTATTTCAAACAACGGGAGGCCTTTTCATTCACAAATGAAGAGATATCAAATTGAGAAATACCACAAGGCCAGTACAGTCACAGGAATATGTGAGTGCACATGCAGGGCAAttagcaccttttttttttccaagtggcTCAGAAACCATCTTGAAAATGATGACTCATATTGCTAGGAAGAAGTTGAAGTCCCTGAACAACACATTCTGATCTTACACAACACTAGGAATGGTCACTCTTAACTTTACACCAACATATAGAAGGAATAAAAGCTTTCTTGAGTTTGAAAATTAACTTGGAGGTGTGAAACTTTGGAGTGGCCAGAATGCCCTCAAATTCACAGGCTGTGTCTCTTTACCAGGATGTAACTTCCCGTTCCTCTTACAGTTAAGAATTAGTATCTAAAACAGCAAGATTACATGGTAATACAGTGATTTGTTACTTAACAGGCTGCATAGAAgacatacattttaaatatttatcccCTAAGAAACAAGTAATAGCACTGCATACAGTTCTCTTTCATATCCAGTAGAAAGTGCCATCAGTTTCTCAAGTAGGTTCCATTCCATGGAATTACTGGAGGAGGTAATGATGTATTTACATAATGTTGCTATGCAGCTAcctttaatttcttcttctttgctTTCATAACAGGTGGCAATGATATTTTGAAAGCagtcctggaaaaaaatatggaaaagcaACTGTCAGATACACTGAACATATTCCCACACCCACccctgaaatacaaaaaataaacactcACTCGCAGGTACTGCAGATAGGACTGAAGTTGCAGAATactgaaaaatcaaagaatTTGCTTTCACTAAAACAGGTCATTCAAATGTAAGAAATCAGCCTGttaaatattcataaacttACTTGAcaagcacacagagcacacgtAGCCAATTTCAATGAGGTTGCGATGACAGAAGCAGGCAGCTCTGTAGTCAACATGGACAGGAGGTGGAAGGACGAGCTGTGATCTCTGCTCTTGATCAGGGAGAAACACCCACTGCATGGATAGAGAGGAGTATTTTGTGAATTGAGTTGGTATTCCTGTATTATCTCGTCAGTGAACCGAGTTACATTTCACATCTGACACACCAAAAACACCGAAGTGTTCTTTAAGTGACTTACCAACAAATACTGCAGAAGAGATGGCATGTGGGGCACTTTCAAATATATTCCACCTGTAATATCACAGGCCTGCAAAGCAGAGACAATGCTCAGACTGTTGTTTGGTGACATTAACAGGGCATTTAAAATATCCATGTACTGCACCAGACCTGCTTGTCGGAACTGTCAGACCCACTGAACATATTTCCACACCCACTCTTGATTAAAAGAAAGAGCTGAAGAACATGTTGAACTGTTGAATTATTTATGAGTCCATATAAATGGCAAATAAGAACAGCAAGTCTGTACCTGTTGTAGAAGACCTGAATCAGAGTCCAAGACACAGGCATCAATCAAAATACTCTGCAAAACATGAAATGCACAAAACCCAAATTTAGCCAGCACCCACACAGCCCTGTCAGTGTTAGTGTCATGATAAATGCAGTATAAATTATGCAATCATGAGAGAAATTAACTTTTGTGTTATCtttgcacagaaataaaagataacataaatggaaaaaaggcCAGCTTCACCTGTTTCTGTGCTGCGAAGATCACATTCATGAAATTCATGTATTGCAATGCGCTGTCTTCTGCAGCTTTTATGACCTAAATAAAAACTCAGACTCGTTAGCCTACATATATCACTGGATTTCAAGGCTAAAAGAAAACTGACAGCAAAAGTTCTTACCAGAATCCTTGATTTGATTTCTTGATTGGCTaagtattaaaaagaaagagaaatgcatCAGCACGTTGTTTGTATCATGCCTTTAATTCTGTGGCATCTGACACCTCAGAATATACTGGATGTTAGATCTAACAGGTCAGATAAAATATCTATATGAAACTATTTCCAGTCTCAGTGACAATTATCTATAGACTAATTCCTCTCAACCTCCAGTTACTCCAAGGAAAATCCAGTTACAGTTTTATTTGCACACAACAGAAAAGGATGTGGACTATTGATCAAGccctttaacttttttttttaattaggccACTTCAAATGATCAGAATAAACCTCTACCTGTTAGTGCCAATCTTGGAAATGGGGATGTGTCCAAACAGGCAcatttgtttgtgtgtgcatgtgcattTATACCTGTtgttcaaattaaaatattaactcAGTGTTGAAAAGAGGTGTTACCTTTCAGGTCTTTGCCCATCTTGTTGATGTCTGCATAGCTGACATTAAGGAATCTACATTCCATTCTTGGAAACAACTCCATGATCCAACCACACATTCACCACCTTGGCCAATGCACATTTTGACAAGCACAAGCCACAGCTATCAGGCAAATGTTTCAGTTTTAGGTATTATAACAAAACAAGAACAGTAAAAGTTAGTATTATAAGAATCAGTCTTAAGAACACATAAAGGCTTTGAAGATTCTGTGATCAAAAGGATACAACAAAGTGCTTTAGCAAGTGATCCTGCTAACAGGGTTTCTGTTTGCTGGCCCTTCATGTCAGCTGCAATACAAGAAAAAGTGTGAAAGttacttttatttataaaaacagcTAATGAACTTAACAATACAAAATACTACTCGTTTTTATCTTTGGCAAATAATACTAATGCAGAGGCCTGAAGTGTCAAACATAATAAACTCATCTACTTTGGGCATATTAAAATTCATATGATGAAAACAGAGGACATTTCTGCAACTCCTTGACAGTCCAAGTGTTTTGCAATTCTGCATATTAAGCTTagaattttcttctccttacTCTTTGTCATGAGATCTTTAATCTCTTCTGCAATTGCGTCATTTATTGCTGTTAATAATTCATATTTTCCATCCTTGCTGCCGGAGCAATTGGATTCCATGGAAGGGCCTCCCTCTCCAAAGGGATCTGCAGCAGCCCAACGTTTCCCAGGGTACAGGAAACggctgaaacagaggaaaaacaaagaattcacgtaagaaaaaaatgctataAATGAATCAGCTGCAGATAACAATACTCtgaagtttaatttaaaatccttttaatattttaggcATTAAAGAGGCTGTGTAAGGTAGGTGACCTTCAACTTAAGGTGGAGTAAAACCCACATTCAGCTCCCTCCTTTTGAGCATCTCTTAAGAGATCTGGCATGAGATTCTCTGGCTGCACGTGGGGTAGATCCTGAGACTCACAAATATCTGGGTGGGAAAATATCCCACAAACAGGGAGCTTCTTCTGCCACTTGCATTGTTCCACTCCACACATATCTACCATTCTCTCTCTGCCTATTTTTAAGTCTATTTAAACCTCCCTTCTGTCTTCTAAGTCTTTTAGTCGCTTTGTAAGTCAGTAAGGTTCTTTCCTGAAACATAGTTTCAGCTGATTTCTTTCTTCAAGACAATGATACATTACACACTTTTAACTTGGTTCCTTGCAATCAAACAAGAAAATCAGGAGACAGACACAGGAAATTAAACGTGTACACTGTTCAGAAGCAGCTCTACCTTTCCTGAGTGTGACTTGCTATCACAGCGAGTTTGTTGGTGCGATTCATGAGCAGGTGGGAGTTTCCCAGCACCATCACTGCATCGATGCATTTCGACAGGGTGAactgctgggaaaaaagaaTAGAGCAGATGTAGCACAGTGACACTTACAGAGAAGCAATTCGGAAGGAGTCTGTGAAATGACTGCAGTTAAAAAAACTTGAAGATGCAGAAAGAGcttttgctgttaaaaaaagCTCTAATGAATACAGATCGCTGCACAGCCATTTCAAAAGGTATTACCATACCCATTGTACCTGCTTTAGTTGACAACATTAACACAGTTCAGAAGTCAAAGAAAATGATACTATTTCCCCCAGAAATGGCCATCAGCACTCGCAGCTCCCGAAGGCCGTacctcagcctctcccagggccCTCTTCCCCCACCAGATCGGGTTGGTGTCGAGGACGACGATCAGCAGGCTCAGCTCATCATCTGCAAAGGGACCGCACAGCAGCGTCACCCCGGGCCCCGAGCACAGCGCTAAAGCCGCGGGACCGCTCACGGCCTCCGCCTCCCCACGAGGAGCCCGAGCCCCGCCGCGGctcccccaacccccccccagAGCACCCCCGGACCCCGCCGGGCCCCCCGGCCGCGCTCACCCGCGCTCATCGCTGcggccgggcagcggcggctccggcgCCCGCGGATGACGCCGGGCCCGGCGCTCCTCATCCGGCacgccccggcccggcccgccccacgcccggcgcggcgggcggagcgcggcggAGCGGGATGAGCACGGACGGTAACGGGGGCGGCGATGGGCACGGACGGGAACGGGGccgcggggcagccccgggagcggccgggccgggcagggtcTGACGCTCCCCGTTGCTTTTCAGATTTGATCGAGACGTTCAGGGCGCAGCTGAGGGACGACCCCGATGTCGCCTCGGCCGTGGCCGCCATCCGCGCTCTGCTGGGGTTCCTCAAGCAGGACCGAGGTGGGCCCGGGTTGGCCCCGCGGGGACCCCGCGGAGCCCCGGCTGTCCCCGGGGCGCGGCTCTGACCACGCggctctgcctgtccccaggagaGACCATCCAGGGCCTGCGGAACAGCCTGCGGGACGCCATCGACACCCTGTCGCGGGTGGACTCCTCGGTGGCCGTGTCCTCCGGCGGGGAGCTCTTCCTGCGCTTCATCAGCCTCACGTCCCTGGAGTACTCGGTAAGGGCAGCCCGCTGTGCCCCGCTGCTGCCGCGGGAGCCTCCGGCCGCTCAGCGCCCATCCCGCTCTCTCCCAGGACTACTCCAAGTGCAAGGAAATCATGATCGAGCGCGGGGAGATCTTCCTGACCAAAGTGTCTCTCTCGAGGAATAAAATCGCCAAGCTGTGCCACCCTTTCATCAGAGATGGTGCTGTGAGTAGGCCGGGGCAGGGTCGCTCCTGGGGGGTTTTGCTGTTGCTGGCAGTGAGGGAGGAAGAGTTTGATGGGGGCTTCTGCACAGAATTGCTCTGCCCAGCAAGCCGTGACACTGCTAACAAAAGGAAAGGTTTCCCAAGGCTCAGCTAAAGTcatgtgtgattttttttgtcgTGGCAGCGAATACTGACACACGCCTACTCCAGGGTGGTCCtcagggtgctggaagcagctgtggAGTCCAAGAAGCGATTCAGTGTTTATGTTACTGAATCACAGCCCGATGGAGCAGGGTGAGTATTCATTCCTTTGGTTTTTACTTTGGTTAACAGGGTAAGTTACAGCTACCACCTAACTTGTTCTGCCCTAAGAAAAGCTGCTAGGCTTGGTTGGAGCATTTCAAATGGCAAGTGTCACTCATATCACGTTATTCTGgacaagtaaaaaaaatttaaaaaataatggtaATTAACATTCCATACTTGATATTCTAATTAGTGTTATCTAGGTTTTCCTCAAAGGTTCAGACTTCTGCTCAGTGCCAGGCAACCTACTTTTCCCTTGGGAGATGGGAGAGAACTGCTTTATAATTCTCTTTAAGAAGTAGGCCAAAATAATCAGTATTGTGCTAATCATAGCAAAGTAAAATATACAGCTAATAATGTCATTTAAAGATGCCAAATAATTCCCTCAGAGCAGACACTGTTGGGTAAGTGAAGGAGTAAACCCTGCACACTGGGTTTACATGTCACTAACAACACGTAACAATTCCTTCCATTTCTGTACAATAACTCATTTTCTGTTCTACCAGCAGGGGAATGGCGGCAGTCACAGGCTTCAGTGTTTCAGACAATATTTGCCTAGcattatcttaaaaaaaataataataaggtccaaacattttctttattagGCAAAAAATGGCAAAAGCCCTGAGGAAGCTGAACATCCCTGTGACTGTGATTCTGGATGCTGCAGTTGGGTAAGTCTGAtcataaattttaatatttttcaccACAATTCTATTTTGACAGTAAGACAAAATAAACTTACATGTAAGCAGCTTGTTGAAGCTCCAGGGATGTTACTTAGTTTGTCAGAGCCATCCAACAGGCCAAACGAGTTCCAGCTTTAGATGCACAATTAGAATGTGTCAGCTGCAACACAAGCATTTGATTTTGCATGTTGGAATGAAAGGAAGGACCAGACCTAAGAACTTGTACAGATCTGTAAAAAAGAACTGAGGTGCTAAACAAAGAGGCCActctttttctctgattttcatAAGTGTTGTCATTTTGTGGTTTCTTAAGGTATTTGCTAAATTATCACTGCTTAGTCCAAGTCCGATacatgagaaaagaaacaattacAGTAATTCCAAGTTAGAGTTCAGCTTCTTCCAGCATTTACACAGTTGCCAGGGTCAGCTGTGCCATCTACTTAATATTCCTGTAGGTGAAATCTCACTCCAAGCATGTGGACTTAAAAGAGGTAGATGAAACTAGTGCAGAAAATTGAAAGATTGTTTGAATTGctcatttctgttctgttcagCAAGTCATTTGTCCTATTACCCAGTAAGGCTTGGATTTTCTTCCCCCCTTTTTACAGCTACATTATGGAGAAAGTGGACCTGGTGTTAGTTGGTGCTGAAGGTGTAGTTGAAAGTGGAGGCATTATCAACAAGGTGAGTTTCTTACATCATTCTGTAAACTCTGGATTTTTAAAGTTTGGTTCCTTTGAAGCGTTTAAAGCTTTTTTGAGAAGTCTCTTCCATTTGGATTGTATCCAGTAAATGTGTGTTAACTGCTGGGAACTGGGCAATATTGTCAGGCAAGCACTGAGTCTGCAATGTTGTTTTCCATCTGTCTCCACAGATTGGCACCAATCAAATTGCTGTGTGTGCCAAAGCCCAGAATAAACCATTTTATGTGGTAGCAGAAAGTTTCAAGTTTGTGAGACTCTTCCCTCTCAATCAGCAGGATGTCCCCGACAGGTTTAAGGTGAGATAAACTCAACTCATCTTACCCAGCCAAGGTGCACAGTGGTGTGTCTGTGAAGAATTGTCTTCTAAGCATCCCTGATCATCTGGATCTCTGCTCTGGGGTATTATGGGGTTGCTCCGTGCTACAGCCAGGCACCAAACAGCAATAATTTGTCTTGATATTGATACTCTGTTCCTAAAGCAGTTCCTTtagggcacaggagcagctgagggtaAGAAACAGTTAAACCAATAAACTCCAGAACCTCAAATTGTACTTttttacacaaaacaaaagagcTGAGACCAAGGTGGCACCAGCCTGTGCACTCGACTTCCTTCAGTTATACCACAAACATCTGCTTGAGGCTGTAGCACTGCTCTTGCTCAGAAGAAGATTGAAGTTGCAGTTATGTAGTAATTAATGCTCTCTGTTTCCTTCTAGTACAAAGCAGACACTCTGAAAACGGGGCAGAACCTGACAGAGGAGCACCCCTGGATCGATTACACGTCCCCATCGCTGATCACGCTGCTCTTCACAGACCTGGGCGTGCTCACCCCTTCTGCTGTCAGTGATGAACTCATCAAACTCTACCTGTAACTCAGGGACTCCCTGCACAGGCTCTGATATCTCCAGAACTGTCAGGCTTCAAAAATGTGGAGGATCTACATGAACACAGCAAGGAAACATCGTTAGAAGGATTAATGTAATTATGGACCACTACTGAAAAACTTCCCAAAGTTATCACAGCTTCTAAAGGCCAcaactaaattattttaaagaggGGTGGAGTATTTTGgtactgtaaaataaaaccccTTATGGTGTATCCAGACTCATTCTGAGGTGTGCTGTTACTGATCTGTGGTATGTAATAACttgaaaaaaacagaattaaaacatGCACAAGGCTGCTGATGgaatcctgcagctcctgccacatCAGAGCGGTGTTTTTAGCTTTGTTCTcaactgcaggctctgtgtCTTTAGGGATGCCAGGTCTCTGTGAAGAAATTAGATCAGCTCTGTTCTCTGTAtcattttttacagaaatccAGTTTTATTGACATAAGCagttttaatataaaaatgtgGTCAGAGTAACTGTCAGCCTTCAGACTCCGTGTCCTCAGCAGTTTCTGCTTTGAGCCTTTGCTTGCCTGTTAGTTTCTTCTCAAACTCTTCTTCactgatttttccctttttcaatcTTTTCAAGAGCCTTGTGTCATTCAGCAACTCCTCCATATCCTCATCTTCAATGTCAGAGCCCTGTTGGAAGTTGAAAACACCAAATTAAACACAACACCATAAGGTTTCCATTCTATACAGTAGAACACAGGAGATTACAAGCCAGAGTTTGCCAGGAATATCCAAGCAGGAAATAATATTCAATTCCTGCCCAGGCAAATGTAACTCTCAGCTACACTTGCTGCAAATTGACAAAAGCACCCTCAGGCCACACTTCTGCAcctctgagaaataaaattcctATTACTGACCAGCATCAGCTGAGAAGTTGTTTTAGTGCTTGGCTTTAAAAACCTCTAAATTTTTTAGGCTTTCCTTATTCAAGTCCTAAAGAGGCATCAGTTTCAGCCCTAAACCTCAGGGCTCTCTGCCAGTGGAAAGACTACAGGAATCACTTTAAGCAGTTTAAGGGAATGGACACAGTTACCTCTTCACGCTTCCTCTTagctgttattttctttttcttctccctcttggCTTTCTGCTTTGACCATGCTTTGTTCTttacaaatttctttttcccttgattttcctctctttcttttctttgttcttctaatttcttttgtctctgcttttctctgtttttatccTTAAATGAAATGGAGTCTGTATTGACACTGACTGGAGTAAAGtctggaaaatgttttcctcttaGTTCAGGCATCTTTGGCATTTTTAACAATGCAAAACCTCTGGCAAGACTGGCAAAATCCAGATCTGTTGAAATAAAGATTATAAAGTCAGTTTCCTGCCGGATAAAAAGTTAATTtaactgagaaaggaaaaaaacagtcaacattattttaatgtctTGTTTGTACTCTATACCTTAACACTAGCAACAATACTAAGTCACTTTTACTTGTGCTTTTATCAGTTTGGTCAAGCttcatatttaaatgttttctcttgAAACAGAATGcttgaaaaaaataagaggTTTGTCAAAATCTGATGGTGCAGGAAGTGAATGTGAGATCCAAAATCAGAAGCTGAAGCTTGTGGACAGCACCACAAAGCTTTTGTTATCTGAGAAGAACAGGGGGAGGtaccagcagggctgggaattaCCTTTGATGCGGAAAATCAGATTGCATTCGTGTTTGGCATAAGCCTGGACGTAGGACACGAAGGCTTTCATGCCTTTCTCAAACACTGCCCTGTCAGCCAGGGCCATGGACTGCAGCTTGGGAAGAAGATCCAGCACATCCCTCTGCGGTTTCATTTCCTGCATGGGACACTGGGAACCAGGAAATGAACAACACCAAAGGAAAAGTTCAAGCAAATGATGTGAAATGCACTGTGAAACATCAAACACTCACTTCTTGTCCAGTTAATCCTCAGTCAGCTTTGAGCCCCTTTCCCTTGGGTCACTCCAACACTCGAGCTGACCAccagccccacacagcagctcctggagctgaggagTTCTCACACTGCAGCTCCACAGGGCATCATCTTCATCTGCTTTATCAGGCTCTGGTCTCGTTAGGTGTCCAGAGAATTCACACAATTAACCCCACAAATGCAGGAGGCATGGGGGATTGTAGGAGTTACAGGTGAagagcagagaggctgcagggtgtgagctgctggtggcagggctggggcaggaccgtgagccagcactgccctcctgcAAATGCTCAATTCACAGCCTCAGGAACAAAAGGCCTTTCCTTACTCATTGCATCACTCTTACAAACCCAGTAGGTAACACTGGAGCAATCACATTCCAGTTGCATTTGGTGATTAAAAAGCAGCTCTTGTCATTTAATTCTGCACCTCTGCTAAAACATTACCCGCGTGTATGACCCCAAGTTCTACAAACTCTGATCTCAAAGCTCCTATCAGCAAGTCTGTGCCCTTGCTCTTTCCTGCCTTGGGGTGGAATAAAAACCTCCTCACCTTTTGGTTGATGGAGAGGAAGTTAATGTAGGACTCCTCCATGGGAAGCAGGAACACCAGGGCGCTGCCCACGTTGCCGATGCGCGCCGTGCGACCGCAGCGATGCACGAAGGCACTGAAAcaacccagcagcacagctcagtttGCTTTGCAGGCACTGGGCAGCAAAAGGGCAAATCTTGTGGGATGGAAGTACTAAATTAACCAACAGGAATTAGCAAAGTGTGGCAATCCTACTCGATTGTTAGGCTGAAGCAAGGGGTGTCTGTTTAGGGAGTGAAGTTCAAGCAAGTTGTAGGAAGAATTATGACAGCGAAAGttaaaatccatggaaaagctCCTTTCCTGTGAGCTTTCAATGTCCCATTCCTTGAagagctctgtccctgctctcatCTCTGTTCTCCTTCACCCACTGTCACCTCTCACACAAAGCCTGACCCCAGAGTCACCTCTGCACACAGAGGTGACAATCACCCCTGACTGACACACACACCACAAAGTCACTTCACAGCAGTGACAACAAAACCTGCCCTGTctcagcctcccctgccctgcattACTTTGTGTGTTCTCTCAGATTAACTCCAGCGAGTGATTAAAGgtgttttctgcagttttttgtTCCTAGCTGATACCTgaagagcacagaaaaaggATGTCAGGATCTGAAGCTGtacctggcactgctgggtgggTCATACTGCAGCACCCAGTGCACCTCTGGGATGTCAATGCCACGGGCCATCACATCTGTGCACACCAAAATGCccctgggaagaggaaaaagtgaatttttattAACCTGTCAGCTGAGAAGAGCCAGCCTCCTCACAGCTGTGTGTCCTGCACCTTCACTGCAGAGTGAGCAACAAAAGAGTTTAAAacatttgaggttttttaagCGACAAAATATAAGGTAATTGAAGCTTTTACCAACTAAAATTCTACATAACATTATGAAAATTATTGTGATTTATATCACATTTCTAAGACAAATCAATTCCCTATTacaaattcaaattttaaacCAGCCCTGCATCCAAGCAGAATGTATTataataaatgtttaaataaaagaCTTAAGACTTGAGTGACAATTTTAGCCAAACTGCCATGCTGTTCTTTTCAACAGCTGCTCTCACAATctgctgtaattatttttctcataatATAAAAAGCTAAAACTCAGGCCccatgcaattaaaaaaatgacagtTGATGATGCAAGAGTTGCAAAGCTGCCAAAGAACATTTGTGGGTAGGTTATAGCACTGTGTTGCCATGTTCTTGTTCATACACTGATAAGGTAATAGCCTGGATTTCCACTCTAATCAGGAAAAGCTTATTTTTCCTACCAGTTTGTTTAAACATCAGGGCTAATGTGTGATTGCAGCAAGTGAGTGCAGTGTGCTCACCCT
The sequence above is a segment of the Prinia subflava isolate CZ2003 ecotype Zambia chromosome 19, Cam_Psub_1.2, whole genome shotgun sequence genome. Coding sequences within it:
- the GTF2H3 gene encoding general transcription factor IIH subunit 3 isoform X1, giving the protein MRSAGPGVIRGRRSRRCPAAAMSADDELSLLIVVLDTNPIWWGKRALGEAEQFTLSKCIDAVMVLGNSHLLMNRTNKLAVIASHTQESRFLYPGKRWAAADPFGEGGPSMESNCSGSKDGKYELLTAINDAIAEEIKDLMTKTDMKGQQTETLLAGSLAKALCYINKMGKDLKANQEIKSRILVIKAAEDSALQYMNFMNVIFAAQKQSILIDACVLDSDSGLLQQACDITGGIYLKVPHMPSLLQYLLWVFLPDQEQRSQLVLPPPVHVDYRAACFCHRNLIEIGYVCSVCLSIFCNFSPICSTCETAFKISLPPVMKAKKKKLKVAA
- the GTF2H3 gene encoding general transcription factor IIH subunit 3 isoform X2, with product MRSAGPGVIRGRRSRRCPAAAMSADDELSLLIVVLDTNPIWWGKRALGEAEFTLSKCIDAVMVLGNSHLLMNRTNKLAVIASHTQESRFLYPGKRWAAADPFGEGGPSMESNCSGSKDGKYELLTAINDAIAEEIKDLMTKTDMKGQQTETLLAGSLAKALCYINKMGKDLKANQEIKSRILVIKAAEDSALQYMNFMNVIFAAQKQSILIDACVLDSDSGLLQQACDITGGIYLKVPHMPSLLQYLLWVFLPDQEQRSQLVLPPPVHVDYRAACFCHRNLIEIGYVCSVCLSIFCNFSPICSTCETAFKISLPPVMKAKKKKLKVAA
- the EIF2B1 gene encoding translation initiation factor eIF2B subunit alpha, encoding MSTDDLIETFRAQLRDDPDVASAVAAIRALLGFLKQDRGETIQGLRNSLRDAIDTLSRVDSSVAVSSGGELFLRFISLTSLEYSDYSKCKEIMIERGEIFLTKVSLSRNKIAKLCHPFIRDGARILTHAYSRVVLRVLEAAVESKKRFSVYVTESQPDGAGQKMAKALRKLNIPVTVILDAAVGYIMEKVDLVLVGAEGVVESGGIINKIGTNQIAVCAKAQNKPFYVVAESFKFVRLFPLNQQDVPDRFKYKADTLKTGQNLTEEHPWIDYTSPSLITLLFTDLGVLTPSAVSDELIKLYL